Within Micromonospora narathiwatensis, the genomic segment AGCGCTTACATGTGGGAACGACCATCGGACCGGCGCAGTATCGACTTCCCCCACGCGCCGGCAAGGAAGGAGATCGGCATGGCGTTTGCCAGATCGCGCCAGGCTCTCGCGATCGCCGGCGCTCTTGGCTTGGCGCTCGGCGTCACCGCCTGCGGCACCGGCAACGACAAGAAGAGCAGCAAGGCGAGCTCCCCCGAGTGCGCCGCATATGACAAGTACCAGGGCCACGACGGCAAGAAGGTCACGATCTACTCGTCCATCCGGGACATCGAGGCCGACCGCCTCGCGCAGTCCTGGAAGCAGTTCGAGGACTGCACCGGCATCAAGATCGACCACGAGGGCTCCGGCGAGTTCGAGGCCCAGCTGGGCGTACGGGTGGACGGCGGCAACGCCCCCGATCTGGCCTTCATCCCGCAGCCGGGTCTGCTCAAGCGGTTCGCCGACGCGGGCAAGCTCAAGCCGGCCGGCAACGACACCAAGGCCATGGCGGAGCAGAACTACTCCCCCGACTGGCTGAAGTACAGCACCGTGGACGGCAAGTTCTACGGCGCCCCGCTCGGCTCCAACGTGAAGTCCTTCGTGTGGTACTCGCCGAAGACCTTCAAGGAGAAGGGCTGGAACATCCCGACCACCTGGGACGAGCTGATCGCCCTCAGCGACACGATCGCGGCGAGCGGCACGAAGCCGTGGTGCGCCGGCATCGAGTCCGGTGACGCCACCGGCTGGCCGGCCACCGACTGGATCGAAGACCTGATGCTGCGGACGACCACGCCCGAGGTCTACGACCAGTGGACGACCCACGGCATCCCGTTCAACGACCCGCAGGTGGCCGCGGCGGTCGACAAGGCCGGCACCATCCTCAAGAACGAGAAGTACGTCAACGGCGGCTTCGGCGGCGTGAAGAGCATCGCCACCACCTCCTTCCAGGAGGCCGGCACGCCGATCACCGCCGGCAAGTGCGCGATGCACCGCCAGGCGTCCTTCTACGCCAACCAGTGGCCGCAGGGCACCAAGGTGGCCGAGGACGGCGACGTCTTCGCGTTCTACTTCCCGGCCGTCGACCCGGCCAAGGGCAAGCCGGTGCTGGGTGGCGGCGAGTTCGTCACGGCCTTCGCCGACCGTCCCGAGGTCCAGGCGGTGCAGACCTACCTGGCCTCCGGCGAGTACGCCAACAGCCGCGCCAAGATCGGCGACTGGGTGTCGGCGAACAAGAAGCTCGACCTCAACAACGTCCCCAACCCGGTGGACAAGCTCTCCGTGCAGATCCTCCAGGACGAGAAGACCGTCTTCCGCTTCGACGGCTCGGACCTGATGCCGGCCGCGGTCGGCGCGGGCACCTTCTGGAAGGGCATGGTCGACTGGATCAACGGCAAGGACACCGCCACGGTCCTGAACGGCATCGAGAGCAGCTGGAAGTGATCTGACCCGGTGGTCCGGTCCGCGTCGGCGGGCCGGACCACCGCCGGTCAATCCAACCTCTGAGGAGGGGTC encodes:
- a CDS encoding ABC transporter substrate-binding protein, with product MAFARSRQALAIAGALGLALGVTACGTGNDKKSSKASSPECAAYDKYQGHDGKKVTIYSSIRDIEADRLAQSWKQFEDCTGIKIDHEGSGEFEAQLGVRVDGGNAPDLAFIPQPGLLKRFADAGKLKPAGNDTKAMAEQNYSPDWLKYSTVDGKFYGAPLGSNVKSFVWYSPKTFKEKGWNIPTTWDELIALSDTIAASGTKPWCAGIESGDATGWPATDWIEDLMLRTTTPEVYDQWTTHGIPFNDPQVAAAVDKAGTILKNEKYVNGGFGGVKSIATTSFQEAGTPITAGKCAMHRQASFYANQWPQGTKVAEDGDVFAFYFPAVDPAKGKPVLGGGEFVTAFADRPEVQAVQTYLASGEYANSRAKIGDWVSANKKLDLNNVPNPVDKLSVQILQDEKTVFRFDGSDLMPAAVGAGTFWKGMVDWINGKDTATVLNGIESSWK